A single genomic interval of Candidatus Poribacteria bacterium harbors:
- a CDS encoding STAS domain-containing protein translates to MTTHIRFRDGVTIVEPSGQIVGTNVPELRAIILPHIAADDEPRILINFEHVKRMSSSGLGVLMQARSLAKHKKGRIGVIHVGKHIKNLLVLSRLSSLFEHFESEAAAIATLSEWHRNFNTRQTHRRFGVN, encoded by the coding sequence ATGACAACTCACATTCGTTTTCGAGATGGTGTCACAATCGTTGAACCGTCTGGGCAAATCGTCGGGACTAACGTCCCAGAGTTGCGGGCAATCATTTTGCCACACATCGCAGCAGACGATGAACCGCGCATCCTTATCAACTTCGAGCATGTCAAGCGGATGAGTTCTTCAGGACTCGGTGTACTCATGCAAGCCCGCTCACTTGCCAAGCACAAGAAAGGACGGATTGGGGTTATCCATGTCGGCAAGCACATCAAGAACCTGCTTGTATTGAGTCGATTATCCAGCCTCTTTGAGCATTTCGAGAGCGAGGCAGCTGCGATCGCGACGCTCTCAGAATGGCATCGAAACTTTAACACACGGCAAACGCATAGAAGGTTCGGCGTGAATTGA